Below is a window of bacterium DNA.
GAAAGCACGTGGCTACAAAAATCTACAATTCGGTGAGTTGGATTTGCTCCAACTATCGGAAACCAACAAGTACGATTTAATTGTGTCGGTCGATGTGATGGAACATATCGAAGACGATGTCGATTTAATGCGGCGTTATTTCCGAGCGCTCAAACCGGGCGGTTTCCTGATTATCCACACTCCGGGTTCCGAAGAAGATTCCCGAACAACCACTATCGATCCGAAGTACCAAGTCGATGAACATGTCCGCCCCGGCTATTGTCCACAGGAAATGGATGAGAAGCTGCGGGAAGCGGGCTTCCCCAACGTTACTCTCTACCCCACCTATCATAAGGTCACTGGAAAGTTGTTGTGGTATCTCTGGCAGGGGATTCCATTGCAGCTCACCCGTCTCAGTCTGTTGGGTTATGCGTTAATCCCCTTGTATTTCGTGGCAGCGTACCCACTGGGCTATCCGCTCTGGTGGCGCGATCTGCATCTGCCACTCAAAGAAGGCAGCGGTTTAATCGCCGTCGGTAAAAAGTAGTTTTTTGTTGATTTTCTTAAGATGAGGCGGAACATTGTTCCGCCTTTTTTCTGTGTTGGGTTACATCGCTCTCCTTTTTTTGCGACATCGATAATAGAAATAATTGATTTGTAATGACTTGCTGAGTAGACTTGACAACGGGGCATGCGCTTTCTTATTTTAGTTAATCGATTGATTAAATCAAACAGTTAATACAAAGATATCCATGAGTCCGACCAAGACCAACAAACCTAAAAAGCATCGACCGGAGAAATCCGAAACGAAGCTTTCAGTTGCCGACCGCGCAGCAAAAATCGCCGAGTTCCGCGAATTTCTCGAGCGGTTTAAATCTTCGCAGCAGATAACAGAGCCCGACTC
It encodes the following:
- a CDS encoding methyltransferase domain-containing protein — translated: MDRGTRADLIPFHKIRLRTYSCLHTLRAMEYDPIKDKLFQFTKRSITLREMLFFAVGHVFLREQHVKRRIKQLKLPKAPAILDAGCGLGQYSLWMAKQFPDANIFAADVKQHFLDAGNEHAKARGYKNLQFGELDLLQLSETNKYDLIVSVDVMEHIEDDVDLMRRYFRALKPGGFLIIHTPGSEEDSRTTTIDPKYQVDEHVRPGYCPQEMDEKLREAGFPNVTLYPTYHKVTGKLLWYLWQGIPLQLTRLSLLGYALIPLYFVAAYPLGYPLWWRDLHLPLKEGSGLIAVGKK